The genomic DNA AAGGGGATTGGAGAACTGTGTGAAGGGACAGCTTAGGGGCTAGCGTCCTGGGACTAGGGGGAAGTTCGAGACTTTCTGAGGACTGGCAGGAATGTGCCTCCTGGCCCTCGGTGCTTCCCCCCTGAGGGGAGGCATCGTGAGGGACTGTGGCAGGCTTCACTGAACTCTGAGCCGGGGAGGTCCAACTCCACGTATGGATCCGGGGAATGAGAATTCAGCCACAGAGGCTGCCGCGATCATAGACCTCGATCCCGACTTCGAACCCCAGAGCCGTCCCCGctcctgcacctggccccttcccCGACCAGAGCTCTCTACCCAGCCGTCCGAGCCGCCCGAGGTGGAGCCAGGTCTGGGGGAAAACGTACACACGGAGGGGCACTCAGAGCCGATCCTGTTGCCCTCCCGGCTCCCAGGGCCGGCCGGGGGCCCCCAGCCCGGAATCCTGGGGGCTGTAACAGGTCCTCGGAAGGGAGGCTCCCGCCGGAATGCCTGGGGAAATCAATCATATGCAGAACTCATCAGCCAGGCCATTGAAAGCGCCCCAGAGAAGCGACTGACACTCGCCCAGATCTATGAGTGGATGGTCCGTACTGTGCCCTACTTCAAGGACAAGGGTGACAGCAACAGCTCAGCAGGATGGAAGGTAATTATGACCCTCTTACCTCCTTCCCAACACCATCTACCCCCTGAACCCCCAGCCTCCCTTACTTAAACTCTGGGGCCCCTTTTACCgcctctcacccccacccctttGGGAAGCCCAGAGATCCACCTTGAATATCCAGTTAGACAAACATTTACTTAGTACATAGTATATGCCACACTCGGTGCTTGATGCTGGAGGATCACAGATGAATAAGACACTGTCCCTGCCCTGGAGAAAATCGaattctctgctcactgctgaACACTCACAGCACTTTGGCTTGGGCTGCCCCAAACACTTATTCCCACAGAGAAGTCTTTATCCTATGTACAGCAGGAACTGTGTGGATTCCCCGCACAAACCTAGCCTTGCCTcctcccccacttcccacccCAACACCTTTTCTCCCATTCCTGTGGGATTACTTGGATTCCCTGCTTGCCTCCCAATACCTCAGTGTAGCAGTACTGTTCTACCACTGCTCTACTCAGGAGGAGGGAGTGCAGTAGCAAAGGTAAAAACAATAATATTCATGGGGAAAGGTAGCTGATCTTATGCACTAAGAAGAAAAAGGGCTGTGAGCTGCTACCTGTCTCAGTTTACCTTGTGCTGCCAAGAAACTCCCTGTTGTAAGGGGCTATCCAAGTTTTGGGGGGAAATGTTCCTTTACTGTTAGGGAATGTTAGTCATGAAGAAGGAGGTAGGGCTCTGACTTTAGAGCACAAGATTGGGAGTTCCCTTGGCCTtccatgaagaaactgagaggaAAGATCTCAAAAGATACTGTGAAAAACTTGTCCTGAGAAATATGGGGCTCTAATCACAAAACTGGGGAGCCTCAAGCCCTACTGCTGGCTCGTACCTCCGTAGGTGGCGAGGTCAGCATACAACCAAGTACAGAGGGTTGGATGAGCAGAGGAACGTCCCCTAGTTCTAGGAGACTGAGTGATCAATCTGCACTGTCCCTAGGGGCTGGGCAGAACAGAAGATGGGACAGCTGACTGAGACCCTTAGCACTATTTCTGGGTAGACTGCCAtgccacagtctcagctcatAAAGAGCTCCCCTCCTTGGACCCAGCCTAcacagctgtttttcttttcccttaggTTCATTTTCCAGGGTAGAGAAAATAACAAGTTGTTACTTATATTGTGGGAGTATTGTCTACACTTATGTGGGGCTTTAGACTTTGcaaagtagtttttaaattgttattttagtaatcttcacaacaattcTGCGATTCCACATTTCACACATTAGGAAATAGGTACTGAGAGGTTAGGAAACTCACCTAATAACAGCAGGGtgaggacttgaactcaggtctaACTATAAATCATATTCTCTAAGAAGAGCATGCTTGCTGTCATTGGAATGATGGTAAAATCAAGTCAGGCCAAGCCTGGGATTTCGAGGCCCCCCACCCCTCTCTGACGGGAAGTCTCCTGCCTGAACTGGCCTCCCTGATGATATGCCAAGGTTATTCCCACCCCACCAGGGGGCGGCACTCACTTAGAACAAGAAAGTTTAGGTTAGGTGGCTTGGGAAGCAATTAGCAGTCACCCCCCTACCCCCAGCCCACACCGCCCTCCAACATGTAAGAGTTTCGGGCTTTTAGGAAACTAACCTCTCCAATTAAGAGGCTGTGTACCACTGGCTAGTTCCAAGGCCTAAAGAAGAGGAGACAAATGGGCCTTGTAGCTATTAAGTAGTAGGGAAAGGAATGGGCCTTCTCAAGTAGATCCAGAATTAGAGGATGAAAAGAGGAGAAATCATAGTGCCAGGTCATGGTCATTGTGGTCCTTAGTTACTACAAGGTGAGGCTGGTCGGACAAGTGCCACTCCTTCAAGGAGCTAGGAACATCAGCACTGTTGAAATGCCATTACATCAGGGTCCAGGAACACAAGGAGTTCTTTGGCTAAAGAGCCCTAGAACAAGAATCATCATTCCCCAGGCAAAGGGTCTCCTTATCTTAAAAGCACCAGAGAAACGAGTAGTTTCGGACTGATccatggcctcagcctcctagttgCTCCAAGCACTTCTGGGCTCCTTCAGAGTTTCTAAACTAAAGAACTCCGTGTGGGAGGTCAAATGCCCCCAAGGTTGAAGAGTTGATGCACAAATTCCTAAGAAATGGGAGAAAGGCACTGGGAAGGAGGTAGGGAAAAGGAGGCAGGTTTTGGGAAGGGGTGGTGGCCAGGGGAGGGCCAAACCCCTAGTGTAACTAGCCTGCCCCTCGGCAATCAGTAAATATAAGCTGCACGGGGTGCTGAAGAAGCTACCAATCTGAGCTCCTCGGGCCACTGGAAAGCAACATTTTCCTGATAGACTGCCACCAGtcagggaggaagggaaacaGCTTCCAATACCCAAGGCACTGAAGAGCTGGCAGAGCCTCAAAGGGAGCCTCACCACGGTCAACCCAGGGGGCACCCACCAATCAGGTACAAATATTGATTATGTACTGTGAGCTTGAGTAGATATTGAGTATGTGCTGTGAGCTTGATGCTCTGGGAGGGCTCTGTTGGGGGATGTGGGACTGGCGGACATTACACTTGGCACTTAACGCACGATGAGAAGAATTACGTGAAACCATAAACCACACAATATGAATTGGGTAAAATTGTGTGGcgcagatttaaaaaatactatactAGAAATTTGGCTGTGAAAGTCAGGCAGCCGCTTTACGAAAGAGGTCGAACTGAAGCTTGGTCTTGACGGAACTAGTAGAACTTAGAGACGGGAGATCCTCCTCAgaaaagaggggaagggaagaaggcacCTCACGTTTTTGAGACGCAGCAAGAAGCCCGAACCTGAACTGAATGTAGTTGAGGGTGTGTGTTGTGGATTACAAGAAATAAGGCTGGGAttggtggggggggggaaggAATCTTTAAATTCTGCAGAGAGCTGGGTGGCCCAAATGCTCTGTGGGGAATGGAGCACCTGCTGCGCTGAGATTCCAGCCCTTCAGCCTATTCTGAGAACCGGCTCTGGGCAGTGCGGGTCCATCCTGGGCTGGTGCTGTACCACTATCCTGTAAACTCCACCCAAACCTGCCCTCAAGGAAAGAGGTGGAATGCTATTTCCCGCTTGATCCTAGTTCTTGCTGGGTGAGGAGTACATCTCCCCGATGCCCACCAGCCCCAGGTACCCCTGCAAAACACGCACCGAGCCCTGGGAGGAACACAGTCCCAGGAACTTTTCCAGGGTGGGAACCCCTGTGCCCTCTGCAGTGGGTTATTACACATTATCTCCTACCGCCTGTACAGAGAAGTCTGGAGCAGAGGCTGCGCAGCCTGTCTCGGAGCGGGAAATGTGTGTGGTCTCCCCTCataccccacccccatccctacTTCTACCAGTTTTCCCTCCTGGATTCAACTTTCTTTGAGTCTCCAGGAATGCCCCTGCTGTGTCCCAGCATCTTTTTaccttttatctttctctctctctctctcttttttttttttttttttttttttttggaaatcatttaaagtttttcttaaactttaatgACCTGGGAAATGAATCCCCGAAATGAACTCTGCTGCTGTGGTGGCACCAAATCCTAACCCCTAGATCAACGGGGACCAGCATCCTCTTAGACTAGACTGCTGGCCGCTGACCTCCCCTACACACCTCATGCCCCTTTCCTGCTGTCTCTGTCCCCTCCAGAACTCGATCCGCCACAACCTGTCCCTGCACAGCAAGTTCATCAAGGTTCATAACGAGGCCACTGGCAAAAGCTCTTGGTGGATGCTGAACCCCGAGGGAGGCAAGAGCGGCAAAGCCCCCCGCCGCCGGGCCGCTTCCATGGATAGCAGCAGCAAGCTGCTCCGGGGCCGCAGTAAAGCCTCCAAGAAGAAAGCACCCGTGCTGCCAGCTCCACCTGAAGGTGCCACTCCAGCGAGCCCTGCTGGCCACTTTTCCAAGTGGTCAGGCAGCCCTTGCTCTCGAAACCGTGAGGAAGCCGATATGTGGACCGCCTTCCGTCCACGAAGCAGTTCAAATGCCAGCACTGTCAGCACCCGGCTGTCCCCCTTGAGGCCAGAGTCTGAGGTGCTGGCGGAGGAAATACCAGCTTCAGTCAGCAGCTATGCAGGGAGTGTCCCTCCCACCCTCAATGAAGGTCTGGAGCTGTTAGATGGGCTCAATCTCACCTCTTCCCATTCCCTGCTCTCTCGGAGTGGTCTCTCTGGCTTCTCTTTGCAGCATCCTGGGGTTACCGGGCCCTTACACGCCTACAGCAGCTCCCTCTTCAGCCCAGCAGAGGGGTCCCTGTCAGCAGGAGAAGGGTGCTTCTCCAGCTCCCAGGCTCTGGAGGCCCTGCTCACTTCTGATACACCACCACCCCCTGCTGATGTCCTCATGACCCAGGTAGATCCCATTCTGTCCCAGGCTCCAACACTTCTGTTGCTGGGGGGGCTTCCTTCCTCCAGTAAGATGGCCACGGGCGTTGGCCTGTGTCCCAAGCCCCTAGAGGCTCCAGGCCCCAGCAGTCTGGTTCCCAACCTTTCTATGATAGCACCGCCTCCAGTCATGGCAAGTGCCCCTATCCCCAAGGCTCTGGGGACTCCTGTGCCCACACCCCCTACTGAAGCTGCAAGCCCAGACAGAATGCCTCAGGATCTAGATCTTGACATGTATATGGAGAACCTGGAGTGTGACATGGATAACATCATCAGTGACCTCATGGATGGGGGCGAGGGACTGGACTTCAACTTTGAGCCAGGTACAGTACCCCCTAATCACCACAGCACCTCATAGCCTATGTCGACTCCTAGGTGCCCAACTAGTCCCCTCATCTGGGTGAAGGGGAGATTTAGGACAAGTGGTAGCCAGAGCTCCTGGGGAACTGGAGGGAGGATGTCATATTAGAGTAGCATAGTTTCTGGATGGGACCTCCAGGCCCCTCAGCTGTGCCCATCCCTGCAAGGTAGCACagaaaaggtgtgtgtgtggaagCAGGGGAGGTGCCACCATCTTCTTTGGTGGGCATCTGGATGGTAGAAAGTTGGCAGGCCCCAGATAAGCCTCTTACCttgttctctgtttctttttcccacAGATCCCTGAGTCATGGCTGGAAGCTTTGTCCcctgcttcagagggtggagCCAGGCGCGTCCATATCCATTCTATACCCTTGAGCCCTCCCCAGGAATTTGGGACCCTGCTTTAGAGCTAGGGTGGGGTCTGGTCACACACAGGTGCTGAGGAAACTATAAAGATAAAACTGCCCCATCTGGGGATGATGTGGGGAGGGAGacgggaggggaaaggggagagggtTTTTCTCACTGTGCCAATTAGGGGGTAAGGCCCCCTCTCAGGAGCTATTCTCAGCTTTCCCCATCCCTACCCCCTAGGCTTTCTAGTGAGATGGTCAATGCTATTGGAAATGTGAAGTCACCAGTGGCCTTACCCCTGCCTTTGGGAGcaggatttttttgtagagagtcTTATCTGAGCTGAGCCAGGCTAGCTAGAGCCTGGGATTTCTATGCAGTGGCCCCTTAGGCCAGTggtgtggggtgggtggggggtttAGAGGATCTGGAAAGGCCAAGATCTGAGCACTGGAGTGGCTCGCCAGGCCAAATCACCCTTAGAAGGCTGCAGATAACAGAAAGgctttttataaacttttaaagaaatatgaaaacaaatatagagattttttttttaatcatggcaGGGTGCTAGCGGTGGGCcgaatgctttttttctttctgaaggctTTTTGATAGTGACATGATACACTACAGATAGTAAATGCTAGCAGAGCACAGGGAAgtgggggagaggtggggagtaatcatggacacagggaagagctCCCGGTTGGACCAGGTGTAGCGAAAGGTCTATGCAGAAATAGGTTGGAGTTTCCCTAAGAAAAAAGCTAAGCCAGCTCCCCTCGTTCCTTCAGCTTGTGCCTGGGAGTATGTGGTGTTGGGGTGCAGCTACGCTCTTCTATGATCCAGCATGGGTTAGTGCTACGGTGGGAGAGTACATTGAGGGCCTGGAATTAGCTTGGGCCCAGGGAAGGGaatgggaggggagagaagagaagaagggaaggattTAGGATGGTAAAGTTAGGTACAGAGACCTCCCTGTTCTGGGCCCCTGACAGCTGTCCCtgcccttcttccccttccctgacGGCAGGGGTTCTGTGGAAGTGTGTGGCGGCAGGCAGCGGGAGGGGAGAAACAGGGAAGGGGGAGCGGGGGAGCTTGGCTGAGGGTCTGGGAAATGAGCAGGGATGGGGGGCAATGTGGATCAGGTTTACTAGCACCTGCCAGTGAGGCCATCTGGGGCTCCTTCTCCACCCCAGCCCCCAAAGCAGCCCTTCCCCCAGTACCCTTTGCATcgtcccctcccccacccctgctgtgGGTTCCCATCATTTCCTGTGTCAGTGCCTGGCCTACCCAGATTGTATCATGTGCTAGATTGGAGTGGGGAAGTGTgtcaaatcaataaatgaataaattcaataAATGCCTATAACCAGCTCTGGTTTCTGCTGTCTTGCTGCTCCCCTTGGataagggagagggagggggaaaggcAAAGGGCTGGAGGAAGAAACTGCCCAGAGGCAGAGACGTGGAGGGTGGGGGAATTTCAGCCCGGGGAAGTGGCGCAGTATAGGGGGGAGGGACACCTAAGCCCTGCAGGAGTAGGCGGACTGTGAGATAGGCCTCCCTAGGGGAGGTAGTCCGGTTTGAGAAGACCCCACCCCCTGCTCCTTCCCTCAAAGGCTCATTGTACTAGACTTCACAGCCTTCCTCACCCCCACCCATGGGCTTGTCCCAGCCCTCTCCTGCCGTTCCCATCCACCCTTAGAGCCTCCTCAGTGCCTGGGGCTTACGTACTCAAGCCTTAGTGCAGATATTGGGAGAAAtctttctagaaacagaaatctcACACTAAATTCCAGTAATTTCACACCTTGTATTACTTCTTTTGCTTGGTGGGTTTAGTGGGTGGTGGACGACGTTTATCCTTCCTGAAATCTACTCTGGTCTTAGAGGTCGGAGACTTGCGACCGGACTTCTTTTCATCTCGTCCTGATAGCTTGgactagaaaaagaaagtaagtaaacAAAGAGGCCCCTGCAGCAAAGGTTTCTACAACCCAGGgccaaaggaaggaaaaaaactggAGGCAGGAAGTTCATCTGAGAGGGCTGGGATGGAGGAACATTCGGTTGGTTGGTGGGGAGAGCCGGGTGCTGGGGCAGACCACATTTGGTGATCCTTACCGGGATAATTGCAGAGGGTTCAATTGTAACGACTTTCTTGGCTTCTAGTATTTTAAGCCTCTCAAGTCGGCTCCTCTCCAGGGCGTCACACTGTGCGCGCAGTGCAactaaaaacaaggaaaaggcaCCTGCACCTCTGAGGACTAGAGA from Saimiri boliviensis isolate mSaiBol1 chromosome X, mSaiBol1.pri, whole genome shotgun sequence includes the following:
- the FOXO4 gene encoding forkhead box protein O4; translated protein: MDPGNENSATEAAAIIDLDPDFEPQSRPRSCTWPLPRPELSTQPSEPPEVEPGLGENVHTEGHSEPILLPSRLPGPAGGPQPGILGAVTGPRKGGSRRNAWGNQSYAELISQAIESAPEKRLTLAQIYEWMVRTVPYFKDKGDSNSSAGWKNSIRHNLSLHSKFIKVHNEATGKSSWWMLNPEGGKSGKAPRRRAASMDSSSKLLRGRSKASKKKAPVLPAPPEGATPASPAGHFSKWSGSPCSRNREEADMWTAFRPRSSSNASTVSTRLSPLRPESEVLAEEIPASVSSYAGSVPPTLNEGLELLDGLNLTSSHSLLSRSGLSGFSLQHPGVTGPLHAYSSSLFSPAEGSLSAGEGCFSSSQALEALLTSDTPPPPADVLMTQVDPILSQAPTLLLLGGLPSSSKMATGVGLCPKPLEAPGPSSLVPNLSMIAPPPVMASAPIPKALGTPVPTPPTEAASPDRMPQDLDLDMYMENLECDMDNIISDLMDGGEGLDFNFEPDP